Proteins encoded within one genomic window of Triticum aestivum cultivar Chinese Spring chromosome 2D, IWGSC CS RefSeq v2.1, whole genome shotgun sequence:
- the LOC123052828 gene encoding outer envelope protein 61, whose translation MMDPEMMRLAQEQMRRMSPDDLARMQQQLMSNPDLIKLASESMKNMRTEDFKRAAQQLNQTRPEEMLDMTEKIANAKPEEFAAMKAQADAQISYALSGAKMLKQQGNELHSHGKYTDAAAKYKLAKENMKSIPSAAGRTLQLQCTLNLMSCYLKSGMFDECVNEGSEVLTYDSSNVKAYYRRGQAYKELGNLQAAVADLRKAHEISPEDETIAEVLRDTDAKLATEGGGTNLPKGVVIEEIVEEDSSELLSTQRSSSTEYTVSQPHEGAGNSRQSDSSESLMNDPATIRSFQNYVSNSDADGLSKLGMQGMSPELVKTASEMIGTMKPEELQKMFQAASSLTGTNPVGSNLGSNMPEMSPDMVSMASEMIGKMSPSELQNMMDFASKMGGPGSAPVRPGTGSNIRPSSRAETSSNNFQPSSSQTVVENPDEIVINNQSMDHSSSSSPVSTADMQETMRNSMKDPAMRQMFASMMKNMSPDVMANMSEQFGMKLSKEDAAKAQQAMSSLSPEDLDRMMKWMDRAQQGVEVAKKTKNWLLGRKGLILAIVMLILAFILQRLGFIGR comes from the exons ATGATGGATCCGGAGATGATGCGGCTGGCGCAGGAGCAGATGCGACGCATGTCCCCCGACGACCTCGCCAGGATGCAACAGCAG CTCATGTCCAATCCTGACTTGATAAAGCTAGCATCCGAGAGTATGAAAAATATGAGAACTGAGGACTTCAAAAGAGCTGCTCAACAGCTCAATCAAACAAGGCCAGAGGAAATGCTTGATATGACTGAAAAAATTGCCAACGCTAAGCCTGAAGAATTTGCTGCCATGAAGGCCCAAGCTGATGCTCAAATATCATATGCGCTATCTGGTGCCAAGATGTTGAAGCAGCAG GGAAATGAACTTCATAGCCATGGGAAGTATACTGATGCTGCTGCCAAGTACAAGCTT GCCAAGGAAAACATGAAGAGCATACCATCGGCAGCTGGGCGAACTCTGCAGTTGCAGTGCACCCTTAATTTAATGTCGTGTTACCTGAAATCAGGGATGTTTGATGAATGTGTAAATGAAGGTTCAGAG GTTCTAACTTATGATTCGAGCAATGTGAAAGCATACTACCGAAGAGGTCAAGCTTACAAAGAACTAGGAAACCTTCAGGCTGCTGTTGCTGACTTACGTAAAGCCCATGAAATTTCTCCGGAGGATGAAACTATTGCTGAGGTTCTGAG GGACACAGATGCAAAACTTGCAACTGAAGGAGGAGGAACAAACCTGCCAAAAG GAGTTGTTATTGAAGAAATTGTGGAAGAAGATAGTTCAGAGCTGTTAAGTACTCAAAGGAGTTCTTCTACTGAGTATACTGTTTCACAACCACATGAAGGAGCAGGAAACTCAAGACAATCTGACTCTTCAGAAAGCCTAATGAATGATCCTGCTACTATCAG GTCATTTCAAAATTATGTCTCTAATAGTGATGCTGATGGGTTATCAAAGTTGGGAATGCAAGGAATGTCGCCGGAGCTAGTTAAAACTGCCAGCGAAATGATCGGCACCATGAAACCAGAAGAACTACAAAAGATGTTTCAGGCTGCTTCTTCATTAACCGGCACAAACCCCGTTGGTTCAAATCTTGGATCCAATATGCCCGAAATGTCACCTGACATGGTTAGTATGGCATCTGAAATGATTGGGAAGATGTCCCCTTCTGAACTGCAAAATATGATGGATTTTGCTTCTAAAATGGGTGGGCCTGGTAGTGCGCCTGTGAGACCAGGGACTGGGAGTAATATCCGACCTTCATCAAGAGCAGAAACGAGTAGCAATAACTTCCAACCTTCATCTTCGCAAACTGTTGTGGAGAACCCTGATGAAATAGTAATAAACAACCAAAGTATGGACCATTCATCATCCAGTTCCCCAGTTTCTACAGCTGATATGCAAGAAACCATGAGAAATTCTATGAAAGACCCTGCTATGCGGCAG ATGTTTGCATCCATGATGAAGAACATGAGTCCTGATGTGATGGCAAACATGAGTGAGCAGTTTGGCATGAAGCTGTCGAAGGAGGATGCCGCCAAAGCTCAACAAGCTATGTCTTCATTATCTCCAGAAGATTTAGACAGAATG ATGAAATGGATGGACAGAGCACAGCAGGGAGTAGAAGTAGCAAAGAAGACGAAGAACTGGCTCCTAGGCAGGAAAGGCCTGATCCTTGCTATTGTCATGCTGATCTTGGCCTTCATCCTACAGCGGCTTGGATTCATCGGTAGGTAG